In one Calditrichota bacterium genomic region, the following are encoded:
- a CDS encoding type Z 30S ribosomal protein S14: MAKKSMIVKANRPPKYKVRRYNRCKRCGRARGYIRKYGLCRICFRELALNGEIPGVTKASW, translated from the coding sequence TTGGCTAAAAAATCGATGATTGTTAAAGCAAATCGGCCCCCCAAATATAAAGTCAGGCGATATAATCGTTGCAAGCGTTGTGGTCGTGCCCGAGGGTATATTCGGAAATATGGACTCTGCAGGATTTGCTTTAGAGAATTGGCTTTGAACGGAGAAATTCCTGGTGTGACCAAGGCCAGTTGGTAG